The genomic stretch CCGCCTGAACGACCCGGATCTTGGCCGTTCGGCGCGCCTGGACATGCAGCGTGCGCTGGACCTGGCCGTGCAGAGCCTGGAACGTGTGCGTTGAGCGGTGGCCGCTGTCCGACAATTTCCGTAACATCCCGCCCCTCGTTTTTAAATCGTCCTCCGGACTGAACCACAGGAAGCCCATGAAGCCCGCCCGACTACGCGCCGACCTGCTCGCCGGCCTCACCACCTCGTTCGCCTTGGTCCCCGAGTGCATCGCCTTTGCCCTGGTGGCCCACCTCAACCCGCTGATGGGCCTGTATGGCGCGTTCATCATTTGTACCCTGACGGCGCTGTTCGGCGGGCGGCCGGGGATGATCTCCGGCGCTGCTGGCTCGATGGCGGTGGTGATCGTCGCGCTGGTGGTGCAGCACGGTGCGCAGTACCTGCTGGCCACGGTGCTGCTGGGTGGCGTGGTAATGATCCTGTTTGGCGTGCTGCGCTTGGGCAAGCTGGTGCGCCTGGTGCCATACCCGGTCATGCTCGGCTTCGTAAACGGCCTGGCCATCGTCATCGCCATGGCCCAGCTGGAGCATTTCAAGGACGGCGAACACTGGCTCACCGGCACGCCGCTGTACCTGATGGTCGGCCTGGTGGCGCTGACCATGGCGGTGGTTTATGTGCTGCCGAAACTGACCCGCGCGGTGCCGCCGGCTCTGGTGGCGATCCTCGGTGTCGGCCTGTTGGTGTACTTGCTCGGGCTGCCGACCCGCACCCTGGGTGACATGGCGCACATCGCTGGTGGCCTGCCTGGGCTGGCCCTGCCGGATGTGCCCTGGAATCTGGAAACCCTGAAGATCATCGCCCCTTATGCGGTGCTGATGGCCATGGTCGGCCTGCTGGAAACCCTGCTCACCCTCAACCTGACCGATGAAATCACCGAGAGCCGTGGCTTCCCGGATCGCGAGTGTGTGGCACTGGGCGCTGCGAACATGGTGTCGGGCCTGTGCGGCGGCATGGGCGGCTGCGCGATGATCGGGCAGACGGTGATCAACCTCAGTTCCAATGGCCGGGGCCGGTTGTCGGGTGTAGTAGCCGGCGTGATGATTCTGCTGTTCGTGCTGTTCCTGTCGCCGCTGATCGAGCGTATTCCACTGGCGGCGCTGGTTGGTGTGATGTTCGTGGTGGCCCAGCAGACCTTTGCCTGGGCGTCGTTGCGGGTGTTGCACAAGGTGCCGGTGAATGATGTGCTGGCGATCATTGCGGTGACCGTGGTCACGGTGTTCACTGACCTGGCCATGGCGGTGCTGTTCGGTATCATCATCGCGGCGCTCAACTTTGCCTGGCAGCATGCACGCGAGCTGTATGCCGACACCCATGAGGACGCGGGGGGCGGCAAGCGTTATCAGTTACATGGCACGCTGTTCTTCGCCTCGACCACCTCGTTCCTCAACCAGTTCGACACGGCCGGGGACCCGGCCCAGGTCACGCTGGATTGCCAGCATTTGAGCTTTGTCGATTATTCGGCGGTTGCGGCGCTGAAAACCCTGCGTGAGCGCTATGCCAAGGCGGGCAAGCATTTGCGCGTGGTGCATTTGTCGGATCGGTGCAAGAAGCTGTTGAAGCGGGCTGGCGAGCAGCACTGAGCTTGATTGTGGCCTGTACCGGCTTCTTCGCGGGCACGCCCGCTCCCACAGAAAGGCCGCAGGCCCAAACATTGTGCGCCCCCGGTGGGAGCGGGCGTGCCCGCGAAGAGGCCGGTACCGGAGAACCGCTTACTCTCCGCGGCTCTTCTTGACGATGCCGTCGGCAATGCTCGCCGGGGCCTCGGCATAGCGGGTGAACTCCATCGAGAAGCTTGCCCGGCCCTGGGTCATCGAGCGCATCGAGGTGGCGTAGCCGAACATTTCGCCCAGCGGAACTTCGGCACGGATCACCTTGCCAGCCGGCGTTTCATCACCGTCCTGGATCATGCCGCGACGTCGGCTCAAGTCGCCGAGGATGTCGCCCTGATACTCCTCCGGCGTCACCACCTCAACCTTCATCACCGGCTCCAGCAACACTGCGCCACCTTTCTGCGACAACTGCTTGGTGGCCATTGATGCGGCGATCTTGTAGGCCATCTCGTTGGAGTCGACATCGTGGTACGAGCCGTCGAACACGGCGGCCTTGAGGTTGATCAGTGGGTAGCCGGCAAGCACGCCGTTCTTCATTTGCTCCTCGATACCCTTCTGGATGGCCGGGATGTACTCGCGCGGTACTACGCCGCCGACAATCTCGTTGATGAACTCCAGGCCTTCTTTGCCTTCATCGCCGGGAGCAAAACGGATCCAGCAATGGCCGTACTGGCCGCGGCCGCCGGATTGGCGAACGAAGCGGCCCTCGATCTCGCAGGTGTTGCGGATCTTCTCGCGGTAGGCCACCTGTGGCTTGCCGATGTTGGCCTCGACGTTGAACTCGCGGCGCATGCGGTCGACGATGATGTCCAGGTGCAGCTCGCCCATGCCCGAGATGATGGTCTGGCCGGTCTCTTCATCGGTACGCACGCGGAATGAGGGGTCTTCCTGGGCCAGCTTGCCCAGCGCGATCCCCATTTTTTCCTGGTCGGCCTTGGTTTTCGGCTCTACTGCTACGGAAATCACCGGGTCGGGGAAGTCCATGCGTTCGAGAATGATCGGCTTGTCCATGTCGCACAGGGTATCGCCGGTGGTCACGTCCTTCATGCCGATCAGTGCGGCGATATCGCCGGCGCACACGTCCTTGATTTCAGCGCGTTGGTTGGCGTGCATTTGCACCATGCGGCCAATGCGCTCTTTTTTGCCCTTGACGGAGTTGAGCACCGCGTTGCCGGAGCTGAGCACACCGGAATACACCCGGGCGAAGGTGAGGGTGCCGACGAACGGGTCGGTGGCGATCTTGAAGGCCAGTGCCGAGAACGGTTCATTGTCGTCGGCGTGGCGTTCCAGGTGCTTTTCTTCGTCGTCGGGGTCGGTGCCCTTGATTGCCGGAATTTCCGACGGGGCGGGCAGGTAGTCGATCACCGCGTCGAGCATCAGCGGCACGCCCTTGTTCTTGAACGATGAGCCGAGGATGGTGGGCACGATTTCGTTGGCAATGGTGCGCTGGCGCAACCCGGCCTTGATCTCTTCGATGCTCAGCTCCTCGC from Pseudomonas putida encodes the following:
- the fusA gene encoding elongation factor G, which gives rise to MARTTPIELYRNIGIVAHVDAGKTTTTERILFYTGVNHKMGEVHDGAATMDWMAQEQERGITITSAATTAFWQGSTKQFAHKYRFNIIDTPGHVDFTIEVERSLRVLDGAVVVFSGADGVEPQSETVWRQANKYHVPRLAYINKMDRQGADFLRVVKQIDQRLGHHPVPIQLAIGSEENFIGQIDLVKMKAIYWNDADQGTSYREEDIPADLQELADEWRAHMIEAAAEANDELTMKFLDGEELSIEEIKAGLRQRTIANEIVPTILGSSFKNKGVPLMLDAVIDYLPAPSEIPAIKGTDPDDEEKHLERHADDNEPFSALAFKIATDPFVGTLTFARVYSGVLSSGNAVLNSVKGKKERIGRMVQMHANQRAEIKDVCAGDIAALIGMKDVTTGDTLCDMDKPIILERMDFPDPVISVAVEPKTKADQEKMGIALGKLAQEDPSFRVRTDEETGQTIISGMGELHLDIIVDRMRREFNVEANIGKPQVAYREKIRNTCEIEGRFVRQSGGRGQYGHCWIRFAPGDEGKEGLEFINEIVGGVVPREYIPAIQKGIEEQMKNGVLAGYPLINLKAAVFDGSYHDVDSNEMAYKIAASMATKQLSQKGGAVLLEPVMKVEVVTPEEYQGDILGDLSRRRGMIQDGDETPAGKVIRAEVPLGEMFGYATSMRSMTQGRASFSMEFTRYAEAPASIADGIVKKSRGE
- a CDS encoding STAS domain-containing protein encodes the protein MKPARLRADLLAGLTTSFALVPECIAFALVAHLNPLMGLYGAFIICTLTALFGGRPGMISGAAGSMAVVIVALVVQHGAQYLLATVLLGGVVMILFGVLRLGKLVRLVPYPVMLGFVNGLAIVIAMAQLEHFKDGEHWLTGTPLYLMVGLVALTMAVVYVLPKLTRAVPPALVAILGVGLLVYLLGLPTRTLGDMAHIAGGLPGLALPDVPWNLETLKIIAPYAVLMAMVGLLETLLTLNLTDEITESRGFPDRECVALGAANMVSGLCGGMGGCAMIGQTVINLSSNGRGRLSGVVAGVMILLFVLFLSPLIERIPLAALVGVMFVVAQQTFAWASLRVLHKVPVNDVLAIIAVTVVTVFTDLAMAVLFGIIIAALNFAWQHARELYADTHEDAGGGKRYQLHGTLFFASTTSFLNQFDTAGDPAQVTLDCQHLSFVDYSAVAALKTLRERYAKAGKHLRVVHLSDRCKKLLKRAGEQH